From a region of the Georgenia yuyongxinii genome:
- a CDS encoding NAD-dependent protein deacetylase: MPAELVSALRGRRLAVLTGAGISTDSGIPDYRGPDSPPRNPMTYQQFVGDEGFRRHYWARNHIGWRHLRRAEANAGHRALARLEAGGVVVGVITQNVDLLHQAAGSRRVIDLHGHYNEVVCLSCGTVITRAQMHERLSALNPGFTERVRAVADVEIAPDADAVIGSTEGFAVAACERCGGMLKPNIVYFGENVPKARVAAAYELVDDGGALLVAGSSLAVMSGLRFVRHAAKAGKPVVIVNRGATRGDELATVKVEAGTSETLTALAAALTSPA; the protein is encoded by the coding sequence ATGCCGGCGGAGCTCGTCTCCGCACTGCGGGGCCGGCGCCTCGCCGTCCTCACAGGTGCGGGAATCTCCACCGACTCCGGCATCCCCGACTACCGCGGCCCGGACTCCCCACCGCGGAACCCGATGACCTACCAGCAGTTCGTCGGCGACGAAGGCTTCCGCCGGCACTACTGGGCCCGCAACCACATCGGCTGGCGCCACCTGCGCCGGGCCGAGGCCAACGCCGGGCACCGGGCGCTGGCCCGGCTGGAGGCCGGCGGCGTCGTCGTCGGGGTCATCACGCAGAACGTCGACCTGCTCCACCAGGCGGCCGGGTCCCGGCGGGTGATCGACCTGCACGGGCACTACAACGAGGTCGTGTGCCTGAGCTGCGGGACGGTGATCACCCGCGCCCAGATGCACGAGCGGCTCAGCGCGCTCAACCCGGGGTTCACGGAGCGGGTCCGCGCCGTCGCCGACGTCGAGATCGCCCCCGACGCGGACGCCGTCATCGGGTCCACCGAGGGCTTCGCGGTGGCCGCGTGCGAGCGGTGCGGCGGGATGCTCAAGCCGAACATCGTCTACTTCGGCGAGAACGTGCCCAAGGCCAGGGTGGCCGCCGCGTACGAGCTGGTGGACGACGGCGGGGCGCTGCTCGTGGCCGGCTCGTCGTTGGCCGTGATGAGCGGGCTGCGGTTCGTGCGGCACGCCGCGAAGGCGGGCAAGCCGGTCGTGATCGTCAACCGCGGCGCCACTCGCGGGGACGAGCTGGCCACGGTCAAGGTCGAGGCGGGTACCTCGGAGACGCTCACCGCCCTGGCGGCAGCCCTGACCTCCCCCGCCTAG